A single genomic interval of Oceanithermus profundus DSM 14977 harbors:
- a CDS encoding bifunctional ADP-dependent NAD(P)H-hydrate dehydratase/NAD(P)H-hydrate epimerase encodes MRLFTPEAMRAADAQAVELGYPSLLLMEAAGRAVAEAARAAWPEAESYAVVAGKGNNGGDGLVAARWLHLWGREVRVYAPEGHRGDAALARAALAAHLEIEPLEAVDLREADVVVDALFGTGLTRPLEGAWAELAERINAADRPVVAVDVPSGLPYAPHVRADLTVALAGLKPDHVFYPGRSACGRIQLAPIGLPPALLEPRELPELLDPETMRALLPSRPGHAHKGSVGRVLVVGGAAEYTGAPALAALGAYRAGAGLVTVAYPSDARVDPPLEAVRLPVSRWQDARLFEAKAEALAVGMGGGSGGGAAARAALKLKKPTVLDADALYPEVVKAYAAAAVPTVITPHPGEAARLLETGVGTVVQDPLGSACELARRFRTTAVLKGGPTVLCEPGRAAVNTTGNPAMATGGAGDVLSGAIAAFLAAGLAPWDAARLGVYLHGLAGDHLGRIGLTAHELAEALPVVREKLELGYLRPYWEAGLLSPR; translated from the coding sequence ATGCGGCTCTTCACCCCCGAGGCGATGCGCGCCGCCGACGCGCAGGCGGTGGAGCTGGGCTACCCCAGCCTGCTGCTCATGGAAGCGGCGGGCCGGGCGGTGGCCGAGGCGGCCCGGGCCGCCTGGCCCGAGGCCGAAAGCTACGCGGTGGTCGCCGGCAAGGGCAACAACGGCGGCGACGGGCTGGTCGCCGCCCGCTGGCTGCACCTTTGGGGACGGGAGGTGCGCGTCTACGCCCCCGAGGGGCACCGCGGCGACGCCGCGCTTGCGCGCGCGGCGCTGGCGGCCCACCTGGAGATCGAACCGCTGGAGGCCGTGGATCTGCGTGAAGCCGACGTGGTGGTGGACGCCCTCTTCGGCACCGGACTGACCCGACCGCTGGAGGGCGCGTGGGCCGAGCTCGCGGAGCGGATCAACGCCGCGGACCGGCCCGTCGTCGCCGTGGACGTGCCCTCGGGCCTGCCCTACGCCCCCCACGTCCGCGCCGACCTGACCGTGGCGCTGGCGGGCCTGAAGCCCGACCACGTCTTCTACCCCGGCCGCAGCGCCTGCGGCCGCATCCAGCTGGCCCCCATCGGCCTGCCGCCGGCGCTGCTGGAGCCGCGGGAACTGCCCGAGCTGCTGGACCCCGAAACCATGCGCGCGCTGCTGCCGTCTCGCCCCGGCCACGCCCACAAGGGCTCGGTGGGCCGGGTGCTGGTGGTCGGCGGCGCGGCCGAGTACACCGGGGCCCCCGCGCTGGCGGCCCTGGGCGCTTACCGCGCCGGGGCGGGGCTGGTGACCGTGGCCTACCCCAGCGACGCCCGGGTGGACCCCCCGCTCGAAGCCGTGCGGCTCCCGGTCAGCCGCTGGCAGGACGCCCGCCTCTTCGAGGCCAAGGCCGAGGCCCTGGCCGTGGGGATGGGCGGCGGCAGCGGCGGCGGGGCCGCGGCGCGGGCGGCGTTGAAGCTCAAGAAGCCCACCGTCCTCGACGCCGACGCCCTCTACCCCGAGGTGGTGAAGGCCTACGCCGCGGCCGCTGTGCCCACGGTGATCACCCCCCACCCGGGCGAGGCGGCCAGGCTCCTGGAGACCGGCGTGGGAACGGTGGTGCAGGACCCGCTGGGCTCCGCCTGCGAGCTGGCGCGCCGCTTCCGCACGACCGCGGTGCTCAAGGGCGGGCCTACCGTCCTCTGCGAACCCGGCCGCGCCGCCGTGAACACCACCGGCAACCCGGCGATGGCGACGGGCGGGGCCGGCGACGTGCTTTCGGGCGCGATCGCGGCCTTCCTGGCCGCGGGCCTCGCCCCCTGGGACGCGGCGCGTCTGGGCGTTTACCTGCACGGTCTCGCCGGCGACCACCTGGGCCGGATCGGGCTGACCGCGCACGAACTGGCCGAGGCCCTGCCCGTGGTGCGGGAGAAGCTCGAGCTCGGCTACCTGCGCCCTTACTGGGAAGCCGGTCTGCTCAGCCCACGGTAG
- a CDS encoding potassium channel family protein, with translation MARTQRLEVRLALPLALVATVTAVGTLGYWLLWRPYGASWLDALYMTFITITTIGYSEPFPLDEGARIFTMVIGTTGIASLFYVFGVFMDYLVEMGASGERRKRQMERKVTALSEHVILTGLGRVGHQAAEELSQAREPFVVVERDPERVQWAADQGYVVLEGDATEDETLRKAGIERAKGLIAATGDDAANLFIVLSARALNPELYIVARSEDAGVIPKMLKAGANRVIDPYAIGGRRLASLVLHPAVVDFLETTLRRGGAPISIEDILITRDSPLAGRSIAELNLNRRYGIVVLAIIRGDETLVSPAAECVFKPGDQVIVMATVEQLEQFVREMELQEGVNRRERLEREAKGA, from the coding sequence ATGGCGCGTACGCAACGGCTGGAGGTCCGCCTGGCCCTGCCTCTGGCCCTGGTCGCCACGGTGACCGCCGTGGGCACCCTGGGCTACTGGCTGCTCTGGCGGCCCTACGGGGCCTCCTGGCTCGACGCGCTCTACATGACCTTCATCACCATCACCACGATCGGCTACAGCGAACCCTTCCCGCTCGACGAAGGGGCCCGGATCTTCACGATGGTCATCGGAACCACGGGCATCGCCAGCCTGTTCTACGTCTTCGGCGTCTTCATGGACTACCTGGTCGAGATGGGGGCGAGCGGCGAACGGAGGAAGCGGCAGATGGAGCGAAAAGTAACGGCGCTGTCGGAACACGTGATCCTCACCGGCCTGGGCCGCGTCGGCCACCAGGCGGCCGAGGAGCTGAGCCAGGCGCGCGAACCCTTCGTGGTCGTCGAGCGCGACCCCGAGCGGGTGCAGTGGGCGGCGGACCAGGGCTACGTCGTGCTCGAGGGCGACGCCACCGAGGACGAGACCCTGAGGAAGGCGGGCATCGAGCGCGCCAAGGGGCTGATCGCGGCCACCGGCGACGACGCCGCCAACCTATTCATCGTCCTGAGCGCGCGTGCCCTCAACCCCGAGCTCTACATCGTGGCCCGCTCGGAGGACGCGGGGGTCATCCCCAAGATGCTCAAGGCGGGGGCCAATCGGGTGATCGATCCCTACGCGATCGGGGGCCGGCGGCTCGCCAGCCTGGTGCTGCACCCCGCGGTGGTGGACTTCCTGGAAACCACGCTGCGGCGGGGCGGGGCGCCGATCTCGATCGAGGACATCCTGATCACCCGCGACAGCCCGCTGGCCGGCAGGTCGATCGCCGAGCTGAACCTCAACCGCCGCTACGGCATCGTGGTGCTCGCCATCATCCGCGGCGACGAGACCCTGGTCTCCCCCGCGGCCGAGTGCGTCTTCAAGCCCGGGGACCAGGTGATCGTGATGGCGACGGTGGAACAGCTCGAGCAGTTCGTGCGCGAGATGGAGCTCCAGGAGGGCGTGAACCGCAGGGAACGCCTCGAGCGCGAAGCGAAGGGAGCGTAG
- a CDS encoding SIR2 family NAD-dependent protein deacylase has protein sequence MEVQQAQRRLEAARRVAVLTGAGVSAESGIPTFRGAGGLWEGFRPEELATPEAYARDPEKVWRWYAMRYAQVMEAEPNPAHLRLADLERQKGDGFLLVTQNVDGLHLRAGSRRVVELHGSIARARCERCGHRQSLPPPDAFTPPPVCERCGGRMRPDVVWFGEFLDAELLARAERAFMTAEVALVIGTSAVVEPAASLGRMAKSAGAYLIEVNPEPTPLTPLADVSLRATAARGMEALVGASAPPPGS, from the coding sequence ATGGAAGTCCAGCAGGCCCAGAGACGGCTCGAAGCCGCCCGGAGGGTGGCCGTGCTGACCGGCGCGGGCGTCAGCGCCGAGTCGGGCATTCCCACCTTCCGCGGCGCGGGCGGGCTCTGGGAGGGGTTCCGCCCCGAGGAGCTGGCCACCCCCGAGGCCTACGCCCGCGACCCCGAGAAGGTGTGGCGCTGGTACGCGATGCGCTACGCCCAGGTGATGGAGGCCGAGCCCAACCCCGCCCACCTGCGGCTCGCGGACCTCGAGCGGCAGAAGGGGGACGGCTTTTTGCTCGTCACCCAGAACGTGGACGGTCTGCACCTGCGCGCCGGCAGCCGGCGCGTGGTCGAGCTGCACGGCAGCATCGCCCGCGCCCGCTGCGAACGCTGCGGCCACCGCCAGTCGTTGCCGCCGCCGGATGCCTTCACCCCGCCGCCGGTCTGCGAACGCTGCGGCGGCCGCATGCGGCCCGACGTGGTCTGGTTCGGCGAGTTCCTGGACGCCGAGCTGCTGGCCCGGGCCGAGCGCGCTTTCATGACCGCTGAGGTGGCGCTGGTGATCGGCACCAGCGCGGTGGTGGAGCCCGCGGCCAGCCTGGGGCGGATGGCCAAGTCCGCGGGGGCCTACCTCATCGAGGTCAACCCCGAGCCCACGCCGCTCACCCCGCTGGCCGACGTTTCGCTGCGGGCCACGGCGGCCCGGGGCATGGAAGCGCTCGTTGGCGCGTCCGCACCGCCCCCGGGGAGCTAG
- the der gene encoding ribosome biogenesis GTPase Der, which produces MRKVVIVGRPNVGKSSLYNRLLGRRDAVVADEAGVTRDLKEAVVETERGKFKLVDTGGLWSGDAWEPKIKEKVDRALAEADLVLFLVDGRAELAQADYEVADYLRRKNKPVRLVATKVDHPKHEAYLGELYALGFGDPIPTSVEHRRGLEELEDAIWAALPAEEGETEVEVPPIRIAIIGRPNAGKSSLLNAILGEDRVIVSDQPGTTRDSIDVELDYGGTRFVLVDTAGIRKRPETAVEHFAIQRAHRVIQEADVAVLAVDPFELGDRELKMANEALDAGKPVILAVTKWDAVPKEERPEVRRQIREKLAHLEHLPIVYTSAATGQNIHKIFQLATRLYHKARERFDTADLNRWVQVWLTKTRVPNFRGRPLKIFFVTQPEVAPPLFVFFVNQPDFVTRAFENYIKNRIREDLDLREVPFRLAWRGRKGRTG; this is translated from the coding sequence ATGCGCAAGGTCGTCATCGTCGGTCGCCCCAACGTGGGCAAGTCCAGCCTCTACAACCGCCTGCTCGGCCGCCGCGACGCGGTGGTGGCCGACGAGGCCGGCGTGACCCGCGACCTCAAGGAGGCCGTGGTCGAGACCGAGCGCGGAAAGTTCAAGCTGGTGGACACCGGCGGCCTCTGGTCGGGCGACGCCTGGGAGCCCAAGATCAAGGAAAAGGTGGACCGGGCGCTCGCGGAGGCCGATCTGGTCCTCTTTCTGGTGGACGGCCGCGCCGAGCTGGCCCAGGCCGACTACGAAGTGGCCGACTACCTGCGCCGCAAGAACAAGCCGGTGCGCCTGGTGGCCACCAAGGTGGACCACCCCAAGCACGAGGCCTACCTGGGCGAGCTCTACGCCCTGGGCTTCGGCGACCCCATCCCCACCTCGGTGGAGCACCGCCGCGGGCTGGAAGAGCTCGAGGACGCCATCTGGGCGGCCCTCCCGGCGGAGGAGGGCGAGACCGAGGTCGAGGTCCCGCCCATCCGCATCGCCATCATCGGCCGCCCCAACGCCGGAAAGTCGAGCCTGCTCAACGCCATCCTGGGCGAGGATCGGGTCATCGTCTCCGATCAGCCGGGCACCACCCGCGACAGCATCGACGTCGAACTCGACTACGGCGGCACCCGTTTCGTGCTGGTGGACACCGCGGGCATCCGCAAGCGGCCCGAGACCGCGGTGGAGCACTTCGCCATCCAGCGCGCCCACCGGGTGATCCAGGAAGCCGACGTGGCGGTGCTGGCCGTGGACCCGTTCGAGCTGGGCGACCGCGAGCTGAAGATGGCGAACGAGGCCCTGGACGCCGGCAAACCGGTGATCCTGGCCGTCACCAAGTGGGACGCCGTGCCGAAGGAGGAGCGGCCGGAGGTGCGGCGCCAGATTCGCGAAAAGCTGGCTCACCTCGAGCATCTGCCCATCGTTTACACCTCGGCGGCGACCGGGCAGAACATCCACAAGATCTTCCAGCTGGCGACGCGGCTCTACCATAAGGCGCGCGAGCGCTTCGACACCGCCGACCTGAACCGCTGGGTGCAGGTCTGGCTCACCAAGACCCGGGTGCCCAACTTCCGCGGCCGGCCCCTCAAGATCTTCTTCGTCACCCAGCCCGAGGTGGCCCCGCCGCTCTTCGTCTTCTTCGTCAACCAGCCCGACTTCGTCACCCGCGCCTTCGAAAACTACATCAAGAACCGCATCCGCGAGGACCTGGACCTGCGCGAGGTCCCCTTCAGGCTCGCCTGGCGCGGGCGCAAGGGCAGGACGGGCTAG